The following coding sequences are from one Nicotiana tabacum cultivar K326 chromosome 1, ASM71507v2, whole genome shotgun sequence window:
- the LOC107828226 gene encoding rhomboid-like protein 11, chloroplastic, with the protein MKQLQLQHHLVLKQNVYPHRFMPMAMPLSTPSPLIHLPKLPLKLKTSPITLTTSSRLLCKFNDSDMTSQLEILKPEGKKPEKRVNGIFWILLINLGIYVADHVFQVRAVKVLYFYHNWPAWYQFVTATFCHFNWNHLSSNLFFLYIFGKLVEEEEGNFGLWLSYIVTGAGANLVSWLILPRNAVSVGSSGAVFGLFAISVLVKMSWDWRKILEVLVLGQFVIERVMEAAQASTGLAGGIRGGSALQNVNHIAHLSGALIGVALIWLLSGISSQATEPDAHNKKK; encoded by the exons ATGAaacagcttcagcttcagcaccATCTGGTGCTCAAACAAAATGTCTATCCTCATAGATTCATGCCCATGGCGATGCCACTGTCGACACCATCTCCATTAATTCATCTTCCTAAACTTCCCCTTAAACTCAAAACTTCACCTATTACCCTAACCACCTCGTCTCGTCTTCTCTGCAAATTCAATGATTCCG ATATGACCTCACAGCTGGAAATTCTGAAGCCCGAGGGGAAGAAGCCAGAGAAGCGTGTCAACGGGATATTCTGGATTCTACTTATTAACCTTGGAATATACGTAGCAGATCATGTCTTCCAG GTTCGGGCAGTAAAAGTATTATACTTTTACCACAATTGGCCTGCTTGGTACCAGTTTGTGACTGCAACATTCTGTCATTTTAACTG GAACCACCTCTCAAGCAACCTTTTCTTTCTGTATATTTTTG GAAAACTCGTTGAAGAGGAGGAAGGAAACTTTGGATTGTGGCTTTCTTATATAGTAACTGGAGCTGGAGCTAACCTTGTCTCGTGGCTGATTCTGCCAAGAAATGCTGTCTCTGTTGGTTCATCTGGTGCAGTGTTTGGACTCTTTGCTATTAGTGTACTTgtgaag ATGTCTTGGGACTGGAGGAAGATTCTTGAAGTACTTGTATTGGGCCAGTTTGTTATAGAAAGG GTGATGGAAGCAGCCCAAGCTTCAACAGGATTAGCGGGAGGAATTCGTGGAGGGTCTGCCCTACAAAATGTTAATCACATTGCACATCTCTCGGGCGCCCTAATTGGTGTTGCTTTGATATGGCTACTGAGTGGAATTTCTTCGCAAGCCACTGAGCCGGATGCACATAACAAAAAAAAGTGA